The stretch of DNA TCTGCAACGGATGACGTGTTGCGGATTCGAGACTCAACACCGGTTTGCCGGAATATTTCATCCATTGCAAAAGATTTTTTTCATTCGTGTCCTGCAATTTATCAGAGAGCGAAGGGAAAGAACGAACGCCGATGATGTCGCAATATTCTCCCATCACTGCGGCCGCTTCTTCAATGTGTTCCACTGTTGTGCCGTTCATCACGCCGTCATTCGTTTCGAGCGCCCATCCTTCGGTCGTTGTATTCACCGAAAGAATATTCATGCCGAGTAATTGTGCTGCTTTCTGCGTGCTCATGCGTGTGCGCAAACTCGGATTCATGAAAATAAGTCCGATCGTTTTGTTTTTCCCCAATGAAGAAAAGGCGAACGGATCTTTTTTAAGTTGTATCGCTTCCCGGATCAATGCCGGCACATCGGGCACATCGTAAGCGCAGGTAAAATTTTTCATGAGTTATGCAATTGTTGTTTCGTGAATTAATATTTTTTCAAAAGCGTGAATGAACTGATCCGCTTCTTCGTATGTCAGTGTAAGCGGTGGAAGAAGGCGTAAAGTTTTTTTGCAGGACGATGAGCCGGTGAAGATGCGATGTTCGTTCAATAATTTTTTTCGCACTTCAGCGCAGGAATTTTCGAGTTCAATTCCGATCATCAATCCTTTGCCACGCACTTCTTTCACTGCAGGAAGAGTTGCTATTTTTCCAATGAGATAGTCACTCACACTTTTTGCATGCTCCATCAGCGATTCATTTTTTATCACATCGATCACAGCAAGCGCAGAAACACAAGCAAGGTAATTTCCACCGAAAGTTGTGCCGAGCAATCCGTGTTTCGCTTTGAAATGCGGCGCAATAAGAATTCCTCCAATGGGAAATCCATTGCCGATCCCTTTCGCCATAGAAATGATATCCGCTTTTATTCCTGAATGCTGGTGCGCAAAATATTTTCCGGTGCGTCCGCAACCGCTCTGCACTTCGTCAAGTATGAGAACTGCACCTGTCTCATCACATTTTTTCCTGAGCAATTGAAAAAATTCTGCCGATACTTCTTTCACGCCGGCAACTCCCTGTATCCCTTCGATGATAACAGCGCAAACTGTTTCGTCAATATTTTTTGCAGCATCATGATCATTCAATGGAAGAAATTGAATTTCATGCTGGAGATTCACCGGTGAATTGAGGGAAAGATCATGAGTTGCTGCAACTGCTGCCGATGTCCGCCCATGAAAAGATCCTGTGAATGCAATTATTTTTTTTCTTCCGTTGTGGAAGGATGAAAGTTTTAGTGCATTCTCATTCGCTTCTGCACCGGAATTGCAGAGGAAAAGTGAATGATCGGGATAACCGCTGATCTTCCCGAAATTTTCCGCGAGCTCTTCCTGCAGCGGATTCTGAACTGCATTGGAATAAAATGCGATGTTGTTCAGTTGTGCAGTGAGTTTCGAAATATAATGCGGATGCGAATGCCCGATGGAAATGACAGCATGCCCTCCGTAGAGATCGAGATATTCTTTTCCATCGGAGCAGAAAACTTTTGTTCCTGACGCGCGCACGGGCGTAACGGGGAGCAATGGATAAACGTCGAAGAGTTTCATATCAGTAGGCTGTTGATTTTAATTTTAAACCGGAAGTTTCATCGAATCCGAAAATAAGATTCATATTCTGCACCGCTTGTCCCGATGCGCCCTTGAGTAAATTATCGATGACCGAAGTGATGATGAGCCGGCCATTGGAATTCTCAATATGAAGAAAACAATTGTTGGTATTCACAACCTGTTTTACATCAATTGTACACGGAGAAATATGAGTGAAAGGATGATCGTTGTAGAATTTTTCAAAAATATCTTTCGCTTCTTCTTTTTTCACAGATGTGGAAAAATGGGCGATCGTGTGTATGCCGCGCGCGAATGCTCCGCGCTGAGGAATAAAATGAACAGCATGCGGAAAATTTTTATCGAGCGAGAAAAAAGTTTTTTCTATTTCGGTGAGATGCTGATGTTCGAGCACTTTGTAAGCCGAATGATTCCCATGGCGCCAGGTGAAGTGAGAAGTTGCAGAAAGATTCTGTCCTGCGCCGGTAGATCCTGTTGTTGCAGAAACATTCACATCGCTGTCAATGATTTTCGCTTGCACTGCCGGAAGCAAGGCGAGCTGAATGGCCGTGGCGAAACAGCCGGGATTGGCAATGTGTTTTGCCTTGCCGATATTTTTTTTCTGCAATTCCGGAAGCCCATAAATAAAATCTGCGCCGCCCGAACGAAAATCCTGGCTCAGATCGATCACATGAGTGTGATCCGCAATTTTATTTTCATTCATCCATTTTTTCGATTCGCCATGCCCCATGCAAAGAAACAGAACATCGCAATCCGGATCCGTTTCGTTTGAAAATGAAAGATCGGTTTCGCCAAGAAGATCGGTATGTACGGAATAAATTTTATTTCCTGCATTGCTCCGGCTCTGCGCGAATTTCAATTCTGCGTAAGGATGGTGCAGTAACAAACGGATCAATTCACCACCGGCGTATCCGGCGCTCCCGATAATTCCTGCTTTTATTTTTTTGCTCATGCGAATTCCCCCGATGCAATTTTATGAAGCCGGTACCATGATTTCACCTGGTTCGCGGCAATCTTCGAAAATCCTTTCACATCTTCACCAGTCCAGCCGTCATTCATTTCACCATAAGATCCTTTTTGTGCGGCCATGAGATCGAAAGGAGAACGAACGCCATCGAGTGTGAAATGTTCTTTCTTGAGTGTGACAAAAACTTTTCCACTCACCGATTGCTGTGTACTCGTGAGGAAATTTTCGATGTCGCGCAGGAGCGGTTCGTAGTACTGTCCTTCATGAAGAAAATTTCCGTAGAGCGCAGCGAGTTGATCTTTCTGAAAGAGCTGCCATTTACTCAGCACATGTTTCTCCAGCAGGTGATGTGCTTTAATAATGATAAGCGGCGCGGCGGCTTCGAATCCCACGCGGCCTTTTATCCCGATGATCGTATCGCCCACGTGAATGTCGCGCCCAATTCCGAAAGGAGCAGCGAGTGAATTCAAATGCAATATCGCGTCAACCGGAGAATCAAAATATTTTCCATCGACACCGATGAGTTCTCCTTTATTAAAATGCAATTCGGTTTTCTGCGGTTCTGTTTTTGTGATCTTGGTTGGAAAAGCATCAGCAGGGAGAGGCAACTCGGACGTGAGTGTTTCTTTTCCGCCGACAGAAGTTCCCCAGATCCCTTTGTTTACGGAATATTCTGCTTTTTCAAAGTTCATTTTCACATTATGTTTTTTCAGAAAATCAATTTCCTGCTGACGTGAAAGTTTCAGATCGCGGATCGGCGTAACGATCTCCGCATCTTCGAGAAGAATATCGAGCAGCATATCGAAACGCACCTGATCATTTCCCGCGCCTGTACTCCCGTGCGAGATTGCGTGTATGCCCGTGTGCTGCGCATGTTCCGCGAGCAACATCGCTTGTGTTACACGCTCAGCGCTCACTGACAATGGATAAGTTCCGTTCTTGAGCACATTTCCGAAAACAAGAAACTTAATGCAGGAATCATAGAATCGTTGCGCACCATCGATGACAGTAAATGTATTTACGCCGAGTGCATAAGCATGTTTTTCGATCGCTGTCAATTCTTCATTGGTAAATCCGCCGGTATTGATCGTCACTGCATGTACCTCATATTTTTTTTCTTCCCGCAACCAGATCGCGCAGAAACTCGTGTCGAGTCCGCCGCTGAAGGCTAATAGTACTTTGTTTTTGATAGTAGTCATGTGATGGATATTAGTTGTTGGTGTTTACTATAACGGAGTGATGAGTTAAGAGCGACGAGTTATGAGTTGCGAATCGGTACAAATTGCTAATCGCTCATAACTTATCACTTATCACTATCCTGCTTCGCAGGAGGACATTTTTCTTGAAGCGCAGCCATCTTTCATAGAGCTTTGATTTTTTCCGGAACGATTCTTTTGTATTTATTTTTTTATCAGCCGGATCATACAGCATTGCAGTGCACAAACAATTCTTCCGCTCTTTGTTTTTAAGAATTTCAAAATTCACACAGCTTTCGCAACCTTTCCAGAATTGTTCATCGCCGGTGAGTTCAGAATACGTCACCGGTTCGTAACCTAATTCAGAATTTATTTTCATTACGGCAAGGCCGGTAGTGAGCCCGAAAATTTTCGAGTCGGGATATTTTTCCTGCGAGAGTTCAAATATTTTTTTCTTGATCTGCCGCGCAAGTCCGCTCTTGCGGAACGCAGGGGCAACAATGAGCCCCGAATTTGCAACGTAGGTTCCGTGGCTCCACGTTTCGATGTAACAGAATCCGGCCCACTCATTTTTTTCCGTGAGCGCGATCACTGCTTTCCCTTCGAGAATTTTTTTCACAATGTATTCGGGCGAACGGCGCGCAATGCCGGTGCCCCGCGCTTTTGCCGAGTCGGCCATTTCTTCGCAGATCTTTTCTGCGTGTGTAATGTGTAATGCACTTGCAACGAGTACATGCACCTGCGTGTTATTTTCCATTGGAATTACACGATTGTGTTCCGCATTTTTTTAGCAGAACGGGTTGAACAATGATCAGCTGAGTGACCGTGAACAGAATGATAAGTGGGAACGGCACGTAGCCGTAAATAGAAATGACCTTGCAGGATCAGATCCTTGAGCGGTAGAACCTCCTCGGGCAGGAAGGAATTACATTCGTCAGTGAAACATAGCGCAGACGGTTCACAGAAACCATCTTCGTGATCATAGAGATCGCCATGCAGAGAAGGTGTTTCATTTCACCTGTTGTGTTTGGTTGCCTGCCCGCAGAAGCGGGTCGAAGGCGGGTTTGACGAGTACCTGCGTTATTCCGCGCAGATTTTTTTACCGGCGCAAATGTTGCGATTATTTTTTTAATATTCCAAAAATATTTATCAGGGTAGTACGAAATACGAAATCCCGAATTAATTCGGGATTTCGTACTCTAGTCCATGGCTTTCCTGTTGAAAATAATGTATCCGAAGTTGAACATGAAACTCCACGGGTATGCTTTCGTGCTGTAATAATTCACGTTAAAACTCACGGGGCCCAGAGGAGAATTCCAGACCAGGGCAGAAGAACCGATGTAATGAATGGAAGATATGGCGAGTGGCGCAGTGAAGTATGCCGTGTGCGCGGTTGTGTTTTCACGGATCTCCTGGTAAGGGGCGAATACATAACCTTCGATACGCAGGTCAATATTTTTTTGAATGACGAAAATACTTTTCAATCCTGCGCCCGCATATTGATACGCCCTGAATTCGGGAATGAAATACGTTTGACTTTCAGGCGTAGGATTGAATGCCGGTGCATAAAGAGCAGTGGAAGTGTAATTGTGAAATAACGGCTGCGATGAATAAACTGCTTCGCCGTAAAATCCGAGCCGCCATCTTCCACGCTCTTTGAAATAGGTATCGTAAGTAAGACGGAACTGCAACCAATCGTGAATGTGCCGGTAAGGATCCTGTCCTGTTGCAGTGGTTCCTGGTTTGAAAAATTCTTCCGCGTAAACGTATCTTGCTTTGAAAGAAAAATAAGTTCCTGAAGTTGCAAACTGTTTTCGGTTCAATGTATTTCTTTCATAAAGTAAATGTGAAGAGGAACCGGTGAGATCAGTCCGGTCTGTTGTGTCCGTAGAGGTGAATTGCGCGGTTTGGTAATAAAGATCGCGCACGAAGATTGCCCCGCTGCTTAAAACAATTCTTCCTTTGTTGCGCACGGGAAATCCCATTCCCATTTCTTCATAACGATCGATCTGGATAAGATAAGGCGGACGCGTATCGACAAAATAAACAGGAGTGCTCCGGTAATAATCAAATCGGTCCCAGGTGAAGATCGGTTCGAAGTAAAAAGGCAAACGTGTTGGAAAATCGATGCGCGCACGCACCTGCGCCGACTGGTACAATTTTCCGAAGTATGCATTTCCATTGAGTGCGATGGAAGGATTATTCAGAATGTTGTATTGCAGTCCAACGAATCCCATACTGATCTGCCGGTTGGAAAAATCGCCGCCAAGCTGTGTAAAAATATTTTTTTCTTTTTTGATGGTGAGATCGAGATCATAATAGCCGGTGAGTTTATTGTAATGCGCCACAGGGAAAATGGATTGTATCTTATCGTCTGATGCGAGGCGGAAGTAAGCGGGTTTGAGTGTGGCAATGTCCACGTAACTTTTTTTATGCAGCAATAATTTCGTCACATAATTCACCTGTCGCTTTTTCATTCCCGGGCCTTCGATGTTGATCTGGTCAAAAATAATGTGCGGTTCTTTTGCTTTGAATGCAGCACGCCGTGCCGCCAGATCTTTCGGATCGCTTCGTTTTTCTACATTGAATTTTATTTCATCGATCTTGCGCATCGTCGCTGCATAACCGCTGTCAATGACACGTTGCGGATCATCGAAATTGAAAAGCCCTATCCAGTCGGCGCTTGGTTGTATCACCACGCCATTCTCGCATTTCGGATTGAAATCGGTTTTACTCGTGAGCATGGCGCGTATCTGCGAAAGAAGATTATCCTCATCCGGATCGGGAAATTCAGAAGCCACATTGCTGCCGATAATGAAATCGGGGAAAAAATCCTGGTACATCACATCGGCTGGAAAATTATTGTAGAGTCCGCCGTCGAATAAAAGTTTTCCATTCACGCGGATCGGTTTTAAATAAAACGGGTACGACATGGAAGCGCGCACTGCAACACCGAGATCCCCGTCTTTGAAAACCACCGAACTTTTCGAAACCACATCGGAAGCCACGCAACGGAACGGAATGAAAAGAGAATCGAAATTATAATTCGCAGCGGCCGATGCCCCGGCAGTATTTTCCATCAACGCAAAATCCATTTGCACCGGAGAAATTAAATTCGTCGGCAAGTTGGTGACGAGCGACGTATCAAGCGAAAGTTTGAACGTGACCCAGGAAGCATTATCATCTTTTTTCTTGAAATAATAAACCTGGTCGGGCTGGAAAACTCCTGTTGCCCAACTTTTGAAATCATCAGACTTCACGAGCGTTTCTATTTCTGTTGGTGTGTATCCCATGGTGTACAAACAACCGACGAGCGCGCCCATGGAAGTTCCGCAGATGTAATCGATTGGAATATTATTTTCCTCGAGCGCTTTGAGCACGCCTATGTGCGCGAGGCCGGAAGCGCCGCCACCACTGAGCACCACACCCACTTTTTCTACGGGCACATCAACAGGCCCTACTTGCACAGGCGCGCGGTCAATGACGATCTGCGAAGAAAGCCGCAGACAGAAAAAAAAGAGGATGGAAAAAAGAAGAAAAATTCGCGTCATTTCACTTTGTTGTAGCGAGGAGTAAAGTTACGAAATTCACACCGCGCTCATTACCTCCATAAAATACTGCGGCGAATGCATGAGCCGCGATCCGTACCAGGAAAAAAGTTCTCCGTCCACGAGTAGAATTTTCGCTTGCGGTAAAACAGCATTCAATTCTGCAATATGTTTTTCTTTGAACGGATAAGGTTCGGAAGAAAGAAAGATCACTTCAGGATTTTTTTCGGAAAGATCGTCAAGCGTTATTTCAGGATAACGGTTTTTTTCATTGGCAAAAACATTTTCAAATCCGCAGAGCGAAAGAAGATGATCAATGAACGTATCTTTTCCTGCGGCCATCCAGGGTTTTTTCCAGATGAAATATGCGATCTTTTTCTTTTTCAGTTCCGGTTTGTTTGCTTTGAAATTTTCGAAACGGAAAGCGATCTCCGAAAATATTTTTCTCGCCTCAATGGTTTTTCCCGTCACTTCTCCCATCGCACGTATCATTGCATACGCATCCGCAAGTGTGCGCACATCACTCACCCACACGGGATATTTTTTCATCAGCAATTCTACCTGTTCTTTTTCATTCTCTTCTTTATTCGCAATGATGAGATCGGGTTGCAGCGCGTCAATTTTTTTCAAATCGATTTGTTTCGTTCCGCCCACACGCGTTTTATTCCTGAACCAGTTTTCCGGGTGAATACAGAATTTTGTGATGCCCACCACTTCATCTTCCAAACCGAGATCGAAAAGCAATTCTGTTTGTGATGGAACCAATGAAATTATCCGTGAAGGAATTTTCTCCAGTGAAATAATTCGCCCGGTCTGATCCGTGTACTTCATTCAACGATTCAATTATTTAATAATTCAATGATTCAACGATTCAAAAAAGCCCGGCAGTTAAATTTCAATTGAAAAGAGTAACCACCATTCGGATATTCGCGCATCAGTAAAATCCGTAATCCGTAATCCGTAATCTGTACATCTGCTCAATCTGTAATCTGAGTCTCCGTATTATTTGTAATCTTCCCTGATCCTCACATCTGCTCAATCTGTAATCTGAGTCTC from Bacteroidota bacterium encodes:
- a CDS encoding ABC transporter substrate-binding protein, with product MKYTDQTGRIISLEKIPSRIISLVPSQTELLFDLGLEDEVVGITKFCIHPENWFRNKTRVGGTKQIDLKKIDALQPDLIIANKEENEKEQVELLMKKYPVWVSDVRTLADAYAMIRAMGEVTGKTIEARKIFSEIAFRFENFKANKPELKKKKIAYFIWKKPWMAAGKDTFIDHLLSLCGFENVFANEKNRYPEITLDDLSEKNPEVIFLSSEPYPFKEKHIAELNAVLPQAKILLVDGELFSWYGSRLMHSPQYFMEVMSAV
- a CDS encoding argininosuccinate synthase, whose protein sequence is MTTIKNKVLLAFSGGLDTSFCAIWLREEKKYEVHAVTINTGGFTNEELTAIEKHAYALGVNTFTVIDGAQRFYDSCIKFLVFGNVLKNGTYPLSVSAERVTQAMLLAEHAQHTGIHAISHGSTGAGNDQVRFDMLLDILLEDAEIVTPIRDLKLSRQQEIDFLKKHNVKMNFEKAEYSVNKGIWGTSVGGKETLTSELPLPADAFPTKITKTEPQKTELHFNKGELIGVDGKYFDSPVDAILHLNSLAAPFGIGRDIHVGDTIIGIKGRVGFEAAAPLIIIKAHHLLEKHVLSKWQLFQKDQLAALYGNFLHEGQYYEPLLRDIENFLTSTQQSVSGKVFVTLKKEHFTLDGVRSPFDLMAAQKGSYGEMNDGWTGEDVKGFSKIAANQVKSWYRLHKIASGEFA
- a CDS encoding GNAT family N-acetyltransferase, with the translated sequence MENNTQVHVLVASALHITHAEKICEEMADSAKARGTGIARRSPEYIVKKILEGKAVIALTEKNEWAGFCYIETWSHGTYVANSGLIVAPAFRKSGLARQIKKKIFELSQEKYPDSKIFGLTTGLAVMKINSELGYEPVTYSELTGDEQFWKGCESCVNFEILKNKERKNCLCTAMLYDPADKKINTKESFRKKSKLYERWLRFKKNVLLRSRIVISDKL
- a CDS encoding N-acetyl-gamma-glutamyl-phosphate reductase, which translates into the protein MSKKIKAGIIGSAGYAGGELIRLLLHHPYAELKFAQSRSNAGNKIYSVHTDLLGETDLSFSNETDPDCDVLFLCMGHGESKKWMNENKIADHTHVIDLSQDFRSGGADFIYGLPELQKKNIGKAKHIANPGCFATAIQLALLPAVQAKIIDSDVNVSATTGSTGAGQNLSATSHFTWRHGNHSAYKVLEHQHLTEIEKTFFSLDKNFPHAVHFIPQRGAFARGIHTIAHFSTSVKKEEAKDIFEKFYNDHPFTHISPCTIDVKQVVNTNNCFLHIENSNGRLIITSVIDNLLKGASGQAVQNMNLIFGFDETSGLKLKSTAY
- a CDS encoding patatin-like phospholipase family protein, with translation MTRIFLLFSILFFFCLRLSSQIVIDRAPVQVGPVDVPVEKVGVVLSGGGASGLAHIGVLKALEENNIPIDYICGTSMGALVGCLYTMGYTPTEIETLVKSDDFKSWATGVFQPDQVYYFKKKDDNASWVTFKLSLDTSLVTNLPTNLISPVQMDFALMENTAGASAAANYNFDSLFIPFRCVASDVVSKSSVVFKDGDLGVAVRASMSYPFYLKPIRVNGKLLFDGGLYNNFPADVMYQDFFPDFIIGSNVASEFPDPDEDNLLSQIRAMLTSKTDFNPKCENGVVIQPSADWIGLFNFDDPQRVIDSGYAATMRKIDEIKFNVEKRSDPKDLAARRAAFKAKEPHIIFDQINIEGPGMKKRQVNYVTKLLLHKKSYVDIATLKPAYFRLASDDKIQSIFPVAHYNKLTGYYDLDLTIKKEKNIFTQLGGDFSNRQISMGFVGLQYNILNNPSIALNGNAYFGKLYQSAQVRARIDFPTRLPFYFEPIFTWDRFDYYRSTPVYFVDTRPPYLIQIDRYEEMGMGFPVRNKGRIVLSSGAIFVRDLYYQTAQFTSTDTTDRTDLTGSSSHLLYERNTLNRKQFATSGTYFSFKARYVYAEEFFKPGTTATGQDPYRHIHDWLQFRLTYDTYFKERGRWRLGFYGEAVYSSQPLFHNYTSTALYAPAFNPTPESQTYFIPEFRAYQYAGAGLKSIFVIQKNIDLRIEGYVFAPYQEIRENTTAHTAYFTAPLAISSIHYIGSSALVWNSPLGPVSFNVNYYSTKAYPWSFMFNFGYIIFNRKAMD
- a CDS encoding aspartate aminotransferase family protein, yielding MKLFDVYPLLPVTPVRASGTKVFCSDGKEYLDLYGGHAVISIGHSHPHYISKLTAQLNNIAFYSNAVQNPLQEELAENFGKISGYPDHSLFLCNSGAEANENALKLSSFHNGRKKIIAFTGSFHGRTSAAVAATHDLSLNSPVNLQHEIQFLPLNDHDAAKNIDETVCAVIIEGIQGVAGVKEVSAEFFQLLRKKCDETGAVLILDEVQSGCGRTGKYFAHQHSGIKADIISMAKGIGNGFPIGGILIAPHFKAKHGLLGTTFGGNYLACVSALAVIDVIKNESLMEHAKSVSDYLIGKIATLPAVKEVRGKGLMIGIELENSCAEVRKKLLNEHRIFTGSSSCKKTLRLLPPLTLTYEEADQFIHAFEKILIHETTIA